The region CAGATGAATgtacaataaagcaaatataattaAAGTGCTGTAAACTCAATATTGTAAAATGTATTTGCtttattatgtacatatataaaatatttaaaatataaacaacaatCATATAGAATCTAGGTGGTGAGTATATGAATGTTTACTGTTCAGTTCTTTTAACTTTTGCATACTGTATGTCTTTAAATTTCCATAAAGTAATGGGAAACAAAAATAGTGCCCTGAGCCCTGGCAGCAGAATAGCTCAGCTGGTCAGAGTATTGTCCCGATACAACAAGGCTGCCAGTTTGCTCTCCAGTTAGGATtcatacaagaagtaaccaaaaaatgcataaataagtagaacaacaaattgatatccatctttctatctctctcctcccttcttctatCTCTAAAACTCAATACATAATAAAACAATGCCttgatttcaataaaaaatattaagcaaataataGTACAGGATGAACTGGCAAAAAATCATGAAAGTGGTGGTGAATGATGTTTGGTAAATGGGGCGCCTTAAGTGAAAGTATTTCGGCCAGTATCAGAATAGGAATGTGGGGTGTCACGGGGAAAAGACCTAAGGCAAGGAAAATTGTAAGGTGGAGACACATTAACCCCTGGTGTagcctggaggggaggggaaagctCTCACCTTGGCGTTTAATGCAGCTGATCAGTTCAGTCACCCACGGGTCGCTGCTGCCCCCACACACAGTCCGGCGAGGCAGGTGGAACCTGATGAGGAAGAACCTGGTCTCAGCTTCGAGAGGGTGCCCCCCACTTTCCCAGCTCTTTCCTCATTCCAAACAGGTGAGGTCACACCCAACTGGGAAATTCCCCAGGAAGGTTGAAGGGTGAGAAATAATTCAGAATTAAGGCAAACATAACCCAGAGAAGGGGTAGGTTAAGGTTTGACCAGAGAGAGTCCTGGAGGCCCCTCGCAAGGAGGGACTTGACAGGTGCTGTCCTCTAGGGGGTGAGATTACCTGACAAAGAAAGTACACTGAGTATGGTGTTTCAGTTGTTTTCGGAAATGTGTCATTTGTTTATCCGTTGGAGGGTTGTTGGAAGGAAACGTTATATCACAGTGACAACTTCCAGCGCTGCTGCCCTCGTTGCCACTGCCTGAGCGGGACAGAGGTGGTCAAGCACCGGTTCCCAGGCCAAGGTGCTCCGCAAGCTGTTACTCACCCTCCAACCTCCTGCCCCATTGCAGCCTCTCCCATAGACTCCGGGTCTGATTCCCAGGCTCAATCCACACATCACATGCCCAAATTCGTTCATAATCCCAGCCGTACCCAGGCGTCCTCCAGCCTGACCCTACCTCCTGGCAGCTGGCCCCCTCCCTGCCGCCGCTGCCTTGGGGATCCTGGAACGCCTGTCTCCCCCTGTATTCAACTCAATCCCGAGGCCCTAACGCCCCACCCTCGCACACACCCGTTCCCCTTCCCCCGACTCCGGGATCCGGGCCCCAGCCTTGCCCCTGACGAACCTGGCAGAGTCAGCGCCGCTAGAAGGAGGAGGAGACCGAGGAACTGGGGTCTCCAGGCCCTCCTCATCTCGGGGACAAGCCAGGTCTGGCTTCCCCGACTGGCGGAGAGAGACGAGAGAGACGTCAGCTGGTTTCTCTAAGGCTTTCGCTTCCTTCACCTGCTCTGCCTGAGATTCTGGGAGACAGAGGCCGGAGGGAGGTGGCTCAAGGTCCTCCGTCCCTCCCGGCGCTCGAAGCGTCTGGAACCGACAGCGCAGTGAGTACGTGGACTCCCCACGGACTCCGGCCTCCCACGCGGGGAAACCCCCAAAGGCGGAGCTCCTTCGCCCACGTCCCTGGCGGGGCCGGAGCCGTCGTCGAAAGTTGACCGAAATGTCcgaagaaagagaaaacttgcGCTGCGGCGTGGCGGGGCAGGCGGGCAGCGACCTGACGGGCTGATTCCTTCCGTGCGGTTTAGGGTCGCCAGCCCCGCCCGTCCGCTCACCCACTCCAGGTCGCCCACGGGAAGTCCACAGGGGAGTCTACACCCCGCCTCCTCCTCCAAGCTTTCACTTCCCTGGCGGGGTCCTGGCGCAGCTGGATCCAGTCACATGGCCGGGTGATGCGCGCAGGGCAGTCCGCGCGCTCGGCCGCACTGACACTGGCCTGAACCTCCGGGACACACGCTGCCAACTCGCGAGGAGCGGGCGGTGGGCTCCGCAGCCCTGACGTcacgcccgcccccacccccgaggtATTTACCTTCGAAAAGTGGTGGCGGCTGCAGGTACTGGAGTAGAGGAACGGCCGGGAGAAGCTAGGTCTACCGGGGCTCACCGCCAAACCGATCCAAGCTGAGGGGATGCTCTGGATCCTCCTGTCCCGGTCCTCCCACACCCCGCGGACGGACCCACAATTCTTCCCTCCTTGCCAAACCCTTCCTGATAGTATTAGCCCTCCCTCATCTCTATCCCAACTCAAGCCCTACTTTTGCGGTTTGAGCCTCAAATACCATTTCACTCCTTAGTACATCTTTAACTCTAATGGTCCACTTTCAAGTGTAGCCCCCATTCTCACCCCCAGATTCCCATCTTCAGCCTTGAAAACGTTATTCTCAGCCTCTAACACTTATCTGTACAGCCTTAAACCCATCCTCCGCATTTTGTGACCCAGCCCCAAATTCTCACCACCACACTCTCCCTCCCCATATAATCCCTTTCTCTGCTTAGTGAGCCCAGGCCCAGTGCCCCTGAAGACATGGAGTTTGTGTCTGGATACCGAGATGAGTTCCTTGACTTCACTGCTCTCCTCTTTGGCTGGTTCCGAAAGTTCGTGGCAGAGCGTGGGGCTGTGGAGACCATCCTTGAGGGACGCTGGCAACAGCTGGAGGCTCAGATCAGAAGGCTGCCCCAGGACCCTGCCCTTTGGGTGCTCCATGTCTTGCCCAACCGTAGTGTGGGCATCAgcttggggagaggggcagagccaggtcctggaccaggcctgggggctggctggTTGCTGGGAGATGAGCCCCCACTCCACCTTCGAGACCTAAGCCCCTATGTCAGCTTTGTCAGtttggaggaaggggaggaagaggaagaggaggaggaagaggaagaaaatggagaggaCAATGCAAGCACAGAGAAGGTAGAACCAGAGGAGGATGGGGAGCCAGCCCATGGGAGCAGGGAGTCCCCCCAGGAAGCAAATCCTCCAGGGGAGCCAGAGGAGTctgagcaggaggcaggaggtgcTGAGGATGGCTGCCGAGAGGACAGGGCAGAAGACAGAACCGGGACGGAGAGGAGAAAGGGACGGAAAAGTGGTAAGAACCTAGAGCTGGCCCTGCCCTAGCCCCTGCTCAGACATATTCTGTCCCTGAAGTCCTGCTTGCCACTCAGAACCCAGCTAGGAATCACAAACAAAAGGGTGGCTTTAGGTTAGTCTGGTCTGAAAAGGTGTTTTCATTGTCccacattgtttttgtttttaaatttgagccaAGATTTAAACATTGGAAGTAAAAGAACTCCTGAAGTGTGGAGTTATACCTTCTTAAGAAAAACTGAAGTTCTGACAGCAGGCCCACATTTCTGCATGGCAGCAAATGCTGGTACTCTGTAGCAGCTGACCCTTTAGATGAGGTACACCCTTTCCACCTAGTTCCCCTTACTCACCTAGTTTACTTGCTTGGCCTCTGAGGTCATTTGTATTTGGTACCCCTGACCCCGATCATCTTGCCACACCACCCACCTCTgacttttcccttcttctccagAGGCTGCCCCCCTGCACCTTTCCTGCCTCTTACTGGTGACCGATGAACACGGCACCATCTTGGGCATTGACCTGCTAATGGAAGGAGCACAGAGGAGTGCAGGCAAGGGCTCAGAGACAGAGAACCTGGCTCCTCGGGCCTATGCTCTCCTCTGCCACAGCATGGCCTGCCCCATGGGCTCCGGAGACCCTCGAAAGCCTCGACAGCTTACTGTGGGAGATGCCCGGCTACATCGGTACACAAATCTGGTATCTGAGGGTGGGAAGGCCTAGGGGACTTGGACTTCTGAGCCCCGCAGCCTaatgccctgcccacctcccttcaGAAAGCTGGAGAGTCTGGTCCCCAGGCTGGGAGTGAAGTTGGCCAAGACTCCAATGCGGACATGGGGTCCCCAGCCAGGCTTCACCTTTGCCTCCCTTCGGGCTCGAACCTGCCATGTTTGTCACAAGCACAGCTTTGAAGTGAAGCTGGCACCCTGGTGAGCAGCCCACAAAGatggagtaagagaaaggaagaccCAACAGTCAGGCAAACAGAGAGAAAGTAGGCTGGTGGGGGACTCTGCAGACAGACAGAGTGAAGAACAAGGAAATAAGATGAAAACAAGCTGTTACTGGCAGAGAGGATACAAACAGAGCGAGTGACATGTGGGCAGTGGCAGGGCGGCCAGTGGGCAGGCAGAGGACTCAGGGACATCAACACCCCCTGTGACCCCAGCCCCCAGTGTAGTGCTGTCTTGTACTGTGGAGAGGCCTGTCTCCGGGCTGACTGGCGGCGATGCCCAGATGACGTGAGCCACAGATTTTGGTGCCCAAGGCTTGCAGCCTTCATGGAGCGGACAGGGGAACTGGCGACTCTGCCTTTCACCTACACTGCAGGTACCATAAGGAAGTCAGGATGAGAAGGTGGAACTTGGGCCCCATCTTTGTGTCAGATGCCTGGGTATCAGGGAACAGGGTCCTGGAGGTTAAATGCCTGAGGCTGGAGTCTGGATCCCTGGAATAAGGGCAGGGTGCTGGGTATTCGGGCTGGAAACTAGACCCCCTGAGGCTGGAGACACGATCTCTGGAGCTAAGAACTCAGCACCCAGGTCCCTGAGAGAGTTTAGGGGATTTGGAACTATCAATTCAAACACTTGTTTCCCAGCTCCACCACTAACAGGTGACCTTAAGCAAATCACTGTATTTCTtagtgccttagtttcctcatttgtaaaatggggatactaaCAAATGTTCCCAGGGAATTTTATAAGAATTCTGTAG is a window of Phyllostomus discolor isolate MPI-MPIP mPhyDis1 chromosome 8, mPhyDis1.pri.v3, whole genome shotgun sequence DNA encoding:
- the ZMYND15 gene encoding zinc finger MYND domain-containing protein 15; translation: MEFVSGYRDEFLDFTALLFGWFRKFVAERGAVETILEGRWQQLEAQIRRLPQDPALWVLHVLPNRSVGISLGRGAEPGPGPGLGAGWLLGDEPPLHLRDLSPYVSFVSLEEGEEEEEEEEEEENGEDNASTEKVEPEEDGEPAHGSRESPQEANPPGEPEESEQEAGGAEDGCREDRAEDRTGTERRKGRKSEAAPLHLSCLLLVTDEHGTILGIDLLMEGAQRSAGKGSETENLAPRAYALLCHSMACPMGSGDPRKPRQLTVGDARLHRKLESLVPRLGVKLAKTPMRTWGPQPGFTFASLRARTCHVCHKHSFEVKLAPCPQCSAVLYCGEACLRADWRRCPDDVSHRFWCPRLAAFMERTGELATLPFTYTAEVTSETFNKEAFLASRGLTRGYWTQISMLIPGPGTPRHPRGSTPSLGLLRNGDPYQLLQGDGPALMPPVPPDPPRGLLGSWQDYYAWRGLSLDSPMAVLLTYPLTVYYVITHLVPQSFPELNIQNKQSLKIHVVEAGKEFDLVMVFWELLVLLPHVALELQFVGDGLPPESDQQHFTLQRDGPEVSVRPGSGVSARLSSGTKEKGGRRDLQIKVSARPYHLLQGPKPDLVIGFNSGFGLKDTWLSSLPRLQSLRVPAFFTESSEYGCVMDDQTMAVATGGGTSPPQPNPFRSPFRLRAADNCMPWYCNAFIFHLVYKPPQGGGTRPAPGPGPPVPTPAPPAPAPARRRRGEKKPGRGSRRRR